In a genomic window of Cydia fagiglandana chromosome 8, ilCydFagi1.1, whole genome shotgun sequence:
- the LOC134667063 gene encoding acyl-CoA Delta-9 desaturase-like — protein sequence MAPQETDANGVLFEHDVETKDAALAKTPVQQAGDEKWETHYVWHIIIFVPLVYISGVYGGYLFLVSATWQTKIFTIFLYVSSLLSVTAGAHRLWSHKAYKAKWPLQLILTFFHTSALQYSVINWVRDHRMHHKYADTDADPHNSQRGFFFSHVGWLMVGKHLEFERKSMGLDISDVEANPILQFQRKYYVILVTIICFILPTIIPVYFWNETWINAILVPGMFHRFCVYNAIGFVNSALHKWGYKPYDKDMAASEIHLFNYLLLGESAHNYHHAFPWDYRTSELGISTTFSLTTAFINLFARIGWAYDLKTISDDIIRKRVMRTGDGSHQIWGWDDKDE from the exons ATGGCTCCTCAAGAGACGGACGCGAATGGTGTGCTGTTCGAGCATGACGTGGAGACGAAGGACGCGGCCCTGGCGAAGACGCCGGTCCAGCAAGCCGGAGACGAAAAGTGGGAGACCCATTACGTGTGGCATATCATCATATTCGTTCCGTTGGTCTATATAAGCGGGGTGTATGGAGGCTACCTGTTCCTAGTGTCGGCGACATGGCAAACGAAGATATTTA CCATCTTCTTGTATGTGTCGTCGCTCCTGAGCGTCACCGCGGGAGCCCACAGGCTCTGGAGCCACAAAGCCTACAAGGCTAAATGGCCTCTCCAACTTATCCTTACGTTCTTCCACACTAGTGCTCTCCag TACTCGGTGATAAACTGGGTACGCGACCACCGCATGCACCACAAGTATGCGGACACGGACGCGGACCCACACAACTCCCAGAGAGGGTTCTTCTTCTCCCATGTAGGATGGCTGATGGTGGGTAAACACCTGGAGTTCGAGCGGAAAAGCATGGGGCTGGACATTAGCGATGTCGAAGCAAATCCTATACTGCAGTTTCAGCGAAA GTATTACGTAATCCTGGTCACGATTATCTGCTTCATCCTCCCCACTATTATCCCGGTCTACTTCTGGAACGAGACCTGGATAAACGCCATATTAGTGCCCGGGATGTTCCACCGCTTCTGCGTATACAACGCCATTGGATTCGTCAACTCCGCTCTCCACAAATGGGGGTACAAGCCCTACGACAAGGACATGGCGGCTTCAGAAATTCAtcttttcaattatttattattaggaGAAAGCGCCCATAACTACCACCACGCTTTTCCTTGGGATTATAGGACGTCAGAACTCGGAATAAGCACGACGTTTAGTTTGACTACAGCGTTCATAAATTTATTTGCGAGAATCGGCTGGGCTTACGACTTAAAGACTATTTCTGATGACATCATTCGGAAGCGTGTTATGCGTACTGGAGATGGCTCTCACCAAATTTGGGGGTGGGATGACAAAGACGAGTGA